One window from the genome of Chroococcidiopsis sp. TS-821 encodes:
- a CDS encoding DICT sensory domain-containing protein, translating to MSIKTSVLSELLQALPQLRTQIYFKSSLTALSHAMEDQVLAATTENPLLVASFQRESFYRQEANRYRRLAQKSNQVYVLAAAETDFASASEEYETIAFDPYEDALRHEWHLVVISQHYTICLVCRERQNPALELYSAELPVSFDMDPARQFEGIWTSDREASHIAADILLQRILTYRPELRTKINQAQRDFGLLRFSSRASSSTPTRKLVGKQQRSSQRVDSDPFVQRLVTYLQASQYKLLKAYGSIALQERKERLVNSITAAIRRGSDSGQPLHPQEILKVAVQQLGKAVYASRCLIYRAQSTDAMATISHEFVSSTGVSPLSGKMLLLKQNPLFQEAVQQQERVYVADTQSDARIGNSQVLATFVKQWAIRSWLMVPILYQGKLLGMIELHHCGETTYQWQKDDMALVEAIATQIGATLIQAEAYANLENLNQQLEALDRTRSNLIAIAGHELRTPLSTIQVCLESLASEPDMPLELRQVMLNTALGDSERMRKLIQDFLTLSNLESGRIQWHLESLPLEECISLAISRTRTRINTEDLPEIAIQIPQELPLVRVDGDWLVEVISKLLDNACKFTPADGQITIAARCNDSQMLEVIVADTGRGIEPNRLEVVFDRFYQEEGALRRTAGGTGLGLAICRQIVNSWGGQIWAESAGKDRGSQFHFTVPISENRPEQMSLVTSG from the coding sequence ATGAGTATTAAGACTTCGGTACTGAGCGAGCTACTGCAAGCCTTACCTCAACTGCGAACTCAAATTTATTTCAAATCTTCCTTAACGGCGCTGTCGCATGCCATGGAAGATCAGGTACTAGCTGCAACGACAGAAAACCCATTGCTAGTTGCGAGTTTTCAACGGGAAAGTTTTTATCGCCAGGAAGCAAATCGCTACCGCCGACTCGCGCAAAAAAGCAATCAGGTTTATGTTCTTGCGGCAGCAGAAACCGATTTTGCAAGTGCATCAGAAGAATATGAGACGATCGCTTTCGATCCGTATGAAGATGCGTTACGCCATGAGTGGCATTTAGTCGTTATTTCGCAGCACTATACAATATGTCTTGTATGCCGCGAACGACAAAATCCAGCACTAGAGCTATATTCAGCAGAATTGCCTGTTAGTTTTGACATGGACCCCGCGCGTCAATTTGAGGGAATTTGGACGTCAGACCGCGAAGCAAGTCATATTGCCGCTGATATTTTGCTACAACGGATTTTAACGTATCGACCGGAATTACGAACGAAAATTAACCAAGCACAGCGCGACTTTGGTCTATTACGTTTTTCGAGTCGCGCGTCTTCATCAACGCCGACGCGCAAGCTCGTCGGGAAGCAACAGCGCTCATCGCAGCGTGTTGACTCAGATCCTTTTGTGCAGCGCTTAGTCACTTATCTGCAAGCGAGTCAATACAAGTTGCTCAAAGCGTACGGTTCGATCGCATTACAAGAGCGCAAAGAACGTTTGGTAAACTCGATTACTGCGGCAATTCGTCGCGGTAGCGATAGCGGTCAGCCACTACATCCACAAGAAATTTTGAAAGTAGCTGTACAGCAATTAGGCAAAGCAGTTTATGCGAGTCGCTGCTTAATTTATCGCGCGCAATCAACAGATGCTATGGCAACAATTAGCCATGAGTTTGTCAGTTCTACAGGAGTATCGCCGCTGAGTGGAAAAATGCTCCTTTTAAAGCAAAATCCTTTATTTCAAGAAGCTGTACAGCAGCAAGAGCGAGTTTATGTTGCTGATACACAAAGTGACGCTCGCATTGGCAATTCTCAGGTTTTGGCAACTTTTGTTAAGCAATGGGCAATTCGGTCGTGGTTAATGGTGCCAATATTGTATCAAGGAAAATTGTTAGGCATGATTGAGTTACATCATTGTGGGGAGACAACCTACCAATGGCAAAAAGATGATATGGCCTTGGTAGAAGCGATCGCAACCCAAATCGGTGCTACCTTAATCCAAGCTGAAGCCTATGCCAACCTAGAAAACCTCAATCAGCAGTTGGAAGCTTTAGACCGTACCCGCAGCAATTTGATTGCGATCGCAGGTCACGAATTACGCACGCCGCTCTCAACGATCCAAGTATGTTTAGAAAGTCTTGCCAGCGAACCTGATATGCCGCTTGAGCTACGGCAAGTCATGCTCAACACTGCCTTAGGCGACTCGGAACGGATGCGGAAGTTAATTCAAGACTTTTTGACGCTTTCTAACTTAGAAAGTGGTCGCATCCAATGGCATCTTGAGTCTTTACCGCTCGAAGAGTGTATCAGCTTGGCAATTAGCCGCACGCGTACGCGGATCAATACGGAAGATTTGCCGGAAATTGCGATTCAAATTCCTCAAGAATTACCGTTAGTGCGAGTTGATGGCGATTGGCTCGTCGAGGTCATTTCCAAACTTCTCGATAACGCTTGTAAATTTACGCCAGCTGATGGTCAAATTACGATCGCGGCGCGCTGTAATGACAGTCAAATGCTCGAAGTAATCGTCGCTGACACAGGACGCGGGATCGAACCTAACCGCTTAGAAGTCGTCTTCGATCGCTTTTATCAAGAAGAGGG